A window of Nicotiana tabacum cultivar K326 chromosome 24, ASM71507v2, whole genome shotgun sequence contains these coding sequences:
- the LOC107814676 gene encoding putative galacturonosyltransferase-like 9, with translation MKMGRFGFFDITVVCILLPLLFSRCYGIRSFPEERRFAEAPEYRNGVGCPVTAEGKTLSSCDPSLVHVAMTLDSEYLRGSMAAVHSVLRHASCPEHVFFHFIAAEFDATSPRVLTQLVRSIFPSLNFKVYIFREDTVLNLISSSIRQALENPLNYARNYLGDMLDPCVTRVIYLDSDVVLVDDIQKLWRVNLTGSRIIGAPEYCHANFTIYFTDTFWSDPVLSRVFGSRKPCYFNTGVMVMELKKWREGNYRQRIERWMELQRQKRIYELGSLPPFLLVFGGLVEPINHRWNQHGLGGDNVKGSCRSLHPGPVSLLHWSGKGKPWVRLDEKRPCPLDYLWEPYDLYKHNYRSKVRHNLGFLTSTNPFGYSNYFI, from the coding sequence ATGAAAATGGGTCGTTTTGGGTTTTTTGATATTACTGTGGTTTGTATTCTGTTGCCTCTTTTGTTTTCGCGGTGTTATGGGATTCGCAGTTTCCCAGAGGAGAGGCGATTTGCAGAGGCGCCGGAGTACAGAAACGGCGTCGGATGTCCGGTGACGGCGGAGGGTAAAACGTTATCGTCTTGTGATCCCTCATTGGTCCACGTGGCGATGACGTTGGATTCTGAGTACCTCCGCGGATCCATGGCGGCTGTTCACTCAGTCCTCCGCCACGCGTCTTGCCCCGAACACGTCTTCTTTCACTTCATCGCCGCTGAGTTCGACGCGACGAGCCCCCGCGTGTTGACACAGCTGGTCCGATCCATTTTCCCTTCCCTCAACTTCAAAGTCTACATTTTCAGAGAAGACACAGTCCTAAATCTCATCTCATCATCGATCCGACAAGCTCTCGAAAACCCGTTAAACTACGCCCGGAACTATTTGGGCGATATGCTCGACCCGTGCGTGACACGTGTCATTTACTTGGACTCCGACGTAGTACTCGTCGACGATATTCAGAAGCTGTGGAGGGTGAACCTTACCGGGTCCCGAATCATCGGAGCACCTGAATACTGCCACGCGAATTTCACGATATACTTCACCGATACATTCTGGTCCGACCCGGTATTATCCCGGGTATTCGGGTCGAGAAAGCCGTGTTATTTCAACACGGGCGTAATGGTAATGGAGTTGAAGAAATGGAGAGAAGGAAATTACAGGCAGAGAATAGAGAGGTGGATGGAGTTACAGAGACAGAAGAGGATTTACGAATTGGGCTCATTGCCGCCGTTTTTGCTTGTATTTGGTGGGCTCGTCGAGCCCATTAATCATAGGTGGAATCAACATGGGCTCGGCGGTGATAATGTAAAGGGGTCGTGTAGGTCATTACATCCAGGCCCAGTAAGTTTGTTACATTGGAGTGGAAAAGGAAAACCATGGGTTAGACTTGATGAGAAAAGACCATGTCCTTTGGATTATCTTTGGGAGCCATATGATTTATACAAGCACAATTACAGGAGCAAAGTGAGACATAATTTGGGTTTTTTAACTAGTACTAATCCTTTTGGTTACTCTAATTATTTCATTTGA
- the LOC142178087 gene encoding uncharacterized protein LOC142178087, translated as MTSNIAESLNAVTKYASELHVVELLEYMRTLLERWTNEKLLNAKGMFTYLGKKYNKELEDNGILSQKMRLDELPCAHALAVLRHMNESYENYCSPYYTRESLQQTYEIPVDPLPDERKWNVPQYIVEEVVKPPTGKRQGN; from the exons ATGACATCAAACATTGCAGAGTCATTGAATGCGGTAACCAAATATGCAAGTGAGCTGCACGTAGTAGAACTATTAGAGTACATGAGGACTCTTCTTGAACGTTGGACTAATGAAAAGTTATTGAATGCAAAGGGTATGTTCACATACCTTGgaaaaaaatacaacaaagagttgGAGGACAATGGGATATTATCGCAGAAGATGAGA CTTGATGAACTTCCTTGTGCACATGCTTTGGCGGTATTGAGGCACATGAACGAGTCTTATGAAAACTATTGTTCTCCTTATTATACGAGAGAGAGCCTTCAGCAGACTTATGAAATACCAGTAGACCCACTGCCTGACGAAAGAAAATGGAATGTGCCACAATATATAGTTGAAGAAGTTGTAAAGCCACCTACAGGGAAAAGGCAG GGAAATTAA